A region from the Sphingopyxis lindanitolerans genome encodes:
- a CDS encoding thiolase family protein — MTATDPVVFLSYARTPMGGMQGVLSDASATDLGATAVKAAVERAGVSGDDIERIYMGCVLPAGLGQAPARQAAIKAGLPKSVQATTVNKVCGSGMQTVIMGAEALAAGSIDLVVAGGMESMTNAPYLLKKHRSGARIGHDTAYDHMFLDGLEDAYEAGRAMGTFAQDTADAYQLSRQAQDDYAIESLKRAQAAIADGAFAGEITPVTLTTRKGEVVIDTDEQPGKGNPDKIPTLRPAFAKDGTITAATSSSISDGAAAVVLTRQSVADAKGAKPVARLVAHAAHAQEPKDFTVAPVGAINKVLAKAGWTIGDVDLFEVNEAFACVAMFAMHDLGIPHDRINVHGGATALGHPIGASGTRIITTLIAALQRHGKTRGIASLCIGGGEATAVAVELV; from the coding sequence CGATCCCGTCGTCTTCCTCTCCTATGCCCGCACCCCGATGGGCGGCATGCAGGGCGTATTGTCGGACGCGAGCGCGACCGACCTCGGCGCCACCGCGGTCAAGGCGGCGGTCGAGCGTGCGGGGGTGTCCGGCGACGATATCGAGCGTATCTATATGGGCTGCGTGCTTCCCGCGGGCCTCGGCCAGGCACCGGCGCGGCAGGCCGCGATCAAGGCCGGGCTGCCCAAGTCGGTGCAGGCGACGACCGTCAACAAGGTTTGCGGTTCGGGCATGCAGACCGTCATCATGGGCGCCGAAGCGCTCGCCGCGGGCAGCATCGACCTGGTCGTCGCGGGCGGCATGGAATCGATGACCAACGCGCCCTATCTGCTCAAGAAGCACCGCTCGGGCGCGCGCATCGGCCACGACACCGCTTATGACCATATGTTCCTCGACGGGCTGGAGGACGCCTATGAGGCGGGCCGCGCGATGGGCACCTTTGCGCAGGATACCGCCGATGCCTATCAGCTCAGCCGTCAGGCGCAGGATGATTATGCGATCGAATCGCTGAAACGCGCGCAGGCCGCAATCGCCGACGGCGCCTTTGCGGGCGAGATCACCCCCGTGACGCTGACGACGCGCAAGGGCGAGGTCGTCATCGACACCGACGAACAGCCCGGCAAGGGCAATCCCGACAAGATTCCGACGCTGCGCCCCGCCTTTGCCAAGGACGGCACGATCACCGCGGCGACCAGCTCGTCGATTTCGGACGGCGCCGCCGCCGTGGTGCTGACCCGCCAGTCGGTCGCCGACGCCAAGGGCGCAAAACCGGTGGCGCGTCTCGTCGCCCACGCAGCGCACGCGCAGGAACCAAAAGATTTCACCGTCGCCCCGGTCGGCGCGATCAACAAGGTGCTGGCGAAGGCGGGCTGGACGATCGGCGACGTCGATCTGTTCGAGGTCAATGAAGCCTTTGCCTGCGTCGCGATGTTTGCGATGCACGACCTCGGCATTCCGCACGATCGGATCAACGTCCACGGCGGCGCGACCGCGCTCGGCCACCCGATCGGCGCCAGCGGCACGCGCATCATCACGACGCTGATCGCCGCGCTTCAACGCCACGGCAAGACGCGCGGTATCGCGAGCCTGTGCATCGGCGGCGGCGAAGCGACGGCGGTGGCGGTCGAACTGGTCTGA
- a CDS encoding RcnB family protein yields MKKINFLTAGLIAAMMIPAAAQAQTGELRRDRQEVRHAQTHGNHRDVRDARKEYRQDKRDWRHDTRYQNYRAPFKYQQFRVGQALRPNYYAPAYRPTWDSRWGVPRAGRGLTYVRHYNDLLLVNVRNGKVVKVYRNEFRWR; encoded by the coding sequence ATGAAGAAGATCAACTTTCTCACCGCCGGCCTGATCGCCGCGATGATGATCCCGGCCGCGGCGCAGGCCCAGACCGGCGAACTTCGCCGCGATCGGCAGGAAGTCCGTCACGCCCAGACGCACGGCAACCATCGCGATGTCCGCGACGCCCGCAAGGAATATCGCCAGGACAAGCGCGACTGGCGCCATGATACGCGCTACCAGAATTATCGCGCGCCATTCAAATATCAGCAGTTCCGCGTCGGCCAGGCGTTGCGCCCCAATTATTATGCGCCGGCCTATCGTCCGACCTGGGACAGCCGCTGGGGCGTACCCCGCGCCGGGCGCGGTCTGACCTATGTCCGCCACTATAACGATCTGCTGCTCGTCAATGTGCGGAACGGCAAGGTGGTGAAGGTCTATCGCAACGAGTTCCGGTGGCGCTAA